One Halobellus ruber genomic window carries:
- a CDS encoding HAD hydrolase family protein, whose protein sequence is MSLYDEVQALYSDFDVSKLKQYPLGQGTCNLLVDGITDQSDILLREGDLADKIKSRFDCGDLFLRLGSAVEERHAIAGLELTEQYNKELTSLILDIDETLRTTVVSDNRIGQQTARILLRFWLEKVPIIISTGKGLGFVRGMMTQALGQTVTESDRFGVVYETGAGVYAPQQEGDTKQKLFTRLSNDVQDTIEAVREKVWSGMPDELQAQLYLEEKSFAVTLMSVHETHSEYAVEAIEQALIYLLRGVGRAAWNSGSWKAIAAYYADQSSEIASALASQEVAFDADLAELPTSIRSLLHSIDVNYYPGDAVELTSNRFDKATGVQTALSTVGIEHPFSLVMGDSRTDLRVMEAVAETQAGIPAAPAHANDAVLDHVKSCDGLVFDRGEAAFALRTAYAYHQFQQAEVV, encoded by the coding sequence ATGAGCTTGTACGATGAAGTACAAGCATTGTATAGTGATTTCGACGTTTCGAAGCTCAAGCAGTACCCGCTGGGTCAGGGGACGTGCAACTTGCTGGTAGATGGTATAACTGACCAGTCAGACATTCTTTTGAGAGAAGGGGATCTCGCTGATAAAATAAAATCCCGGTTTGACTGCGGGGATCTTTTTTTAAGACTCGGCTCAGCAGTTGAGGAGCGACATGCGATTGCAGGACTGGAATTAACCGAGCAATATAATAAGGAACTAACAAGTTTGATCCTCGATATCGACGAGACACTGCGCACAACAGTTGTCAGTGACAACCGAATCGGACAACAGACGGCACGGATTTTGCTCCGCTTCTGGTTGGAGAAGGTTCCGATCATCATCTCCACTGGGAAGGGATTGGGGTTTGTTAGGGGTATGATGACGCAGGCATTAGGTCAAACAGTTACCGAATCAGATCGCTTCGGAGTCGTATACGAGACTGGGGCAGGCGTGTATGCGCCTCAGCAGGAGGGCGACACGAAACAGAAGTTATTCACTCGATTATCCAATGACGTTCAGGACACTATTGAGGCAGTCCGCGAGAAAGTATGGTCGGGTATGCCTGATGAACTCCAGGCACAGTTGTATCTTGAAGAGAAGTCTTTCGCGGTGACACTTATGTCCGTCCACGAAACGCACAGCGAGTATGCGGTCGAAGCGATTGAGCAGGCACTTATTTACCTCCTACGAGGGGTGGGGAGAGCCGCTTGGAACAGTGGTTCCTGGAAGGCGATTGCGGCCTATTACGCGGATCAATCGAGTGAAATCGCGTCCGCCTTGGCCAGTCAGGAGGTGGCTTTCGATGCGGATCTGGCAGAGCTTCCGACATCAATCCGCTCTTTGCTTCATTCGATCGATGTAAATTACTATCCTGGCGATGCCGTCGAACTTACAAGTAACAGATTCGATAAGGCGACCGGAGTTCAAACAGCCCTGTCGACGGTCGGGATTGAACATCCGTTCAGTCTGGTGATGGGGGATAGTCGGACCGACCTACGAGTTATGGAAGCCGTTGCAGAGACACAAGCTGGTATTCCAGCGGCGCCGGCACACGCGAACGATGCGGTTCTCGATCACGTCAAAAGCTGTGACGGACTAGTTTTCGACCGCGGCGAGGCGGCATTCGCGCTCCGGACAGCGTACGCGTATCACCAGTTTCAGCAGGCCGAGGTCGTTTGA
- a CDS encoding NAD-dependent epimerase/dehydratase family protein, translating into MTVETIAVTGGNGKIGSAVLDHLRKHSYETVNVSRGKRREEISDKYVTTDLLDAGETYGALAKADIDAVIHMATIPNPYRDPDFRVYQSNVMSAAHILEAADALGLESVCLASSINAIGSEHQDRPVDVRYIPLDEAHPRMPGDPYGIAKHAMEITADGFGRRPSTNLTISSLRYPWVTTDEEMREYFVEPDRSLDALHSVHPATGREVLFSYLTIEDAASIALKAVEADYDGHEVFWAVADDTTADAMTQEVVDTFYPETDVREPLAGQEAIIDNSKANELLDWEPNRSWRDL; encoded by the coding sequence ATGACAGTCGAGACGATAGCAGTCACAGGAGGCAATGGAAAAATCGGTTCGGCAGTACTCGACCATCTCAGGAAACACAGCTACGAGACGGTGAACGTCTCGCGAGGGAAAAGACGGGAGGAAATCTCCGACAAGTACGTGACTACGGACCTCCTCGACGCCGGCGAGACGTACGGTGCGCTCGCGAAGGCGGACATAGACGCCGTTATCCATATGGCAACGATTCCAAACCCCTATCGTGACCCCGATTTCAGGGTTTACCAGAGCAACGTTATGTCAGCCGCACACATCCTTGAGGCGGCCGACGCGCTCGGGTTAGAGTCGGTCTGTCTGGCTTCCAGTATCAACGCCATAGGAAGCGAGCATCAAGACCGTCCGGTGGATGTTCGGTACATTCCACTTGACGAAGCCCATCCGCGTATGCCCGGCGACCCTTATGGGATCGCCAAACACGCGATGGAGATCACCGCAGACGGCTTCGGCCGACGACCATCGACCAACCTCACCATCTCCTCACTGCGATACCCGTGGGTGACCACAGATGAGGAGATGCGTGAGTATTTTGTTGAACCCGACCGGTCACTTGACGCACTTCATAGCGTACATCCGGCAACGGGTCGGGAGGTGCTGTTCTCCTATCTCACGATTGAGGATGCGGCGTCAATCGCCCTGAAGGCGGTCGAGGCGGATTACGACGGCCACGAGGTATTCTGGGCAGTCGCAGACGACACTACGGCCGACGCAATGACCCAAGAGGTCGTCGATACGTTCTACCCTGAGACCGATGTGCGGGAACCACTCGCTGGTCAAGAAGCAATTATAGACAATTCGAAGGCAAATGAGTTACTCGATTGGGAGCCCAATCGGAGTTGGCGGGACCTGTAG
- a CDS encoding DUF7260 family protein — protein sequence MVHPSLRWHNFRTGTLWSVAKTVAVTAVFIWAGPLLVSLSALGWNGVPVVAAVGYLTRIPEAIETAEREQRRVASERVAFERFATEVRELDAADAGATVQGPLLHDPAVPAGDSTATVRDLYRDTVMSVDHYEAEYDEPLETNLTAELGLDLATAVNTTDVLHPSLQQALAQASDTAAHKRADFESQIDSELRSLSAAEDRIREVAASVERVRSRDINQHPFDGLQEATEQIQTAEQTCESLIADRQAEYVDAPMAGGLTLQEYLYQPHEWTHPVIGDALGVINTIRDVEGRLLAIVVDQR from the coding sequence ATGGTTCATCCCTCACTCCGATGGCACAACTTTCGGACCGGGACGCTGTGGTCCGTAGCCAAAACTGTAGCCGTTACCGCGGTTTTCATCTGGGCTGGCCCGTTGTTGGTCAGCCTCTCGGCCCTGGGGTGGAACGGCGTTCCGGTCGTTGCCGCCGTTGGATATTTGACCCGGATTCCGGAGGCAATCGAAACCGCTGAGCGCGAACAGCGTCGCGTCGCCTCTGAGCGGGTTGCGTTTGAGCGATTCGCCACGGAGGTACGGGAGTTGGATGCAGCCGACGCCGGAGCGACCGTACAGGGGCCTCTCCTCCACGATCCCGCGGTTCCGGCCGGTGATTCGACGGCCACCGTCCGGGATCTGTACCGGGACACGGTAATGAGCGTCGACCACTATGAGGCCGAGTACGACGAGCCGCTGGAAACGAACCTTACGGCCGAACTGGGGCTGGATCTCGCGACTGCAGTCAATACAACCGACGTGCTCCATCCGTCGCTCCAGCAGGCGTTAGCTCAGGCGAGCGACACGGCTGCACACAAGCGGGCTGACTTCGAGTCGCAGATAGACTCCGAACTTCGGTCGCTTTCGGCTGCCGAAGACCGGATCCGGGAGGTAGCGGCCTCAGTCGAACGTGTGCGAAGCCGGGACATCAACCAGCACCCGTTCGACGGCCTTCAGGAGGCCACCGAGCAGATCCAAACGGCGGAACAGACTTGTGAGTCGCTCATTGCCGACCGTCAAGCGGAGTACGTCGATGCTCCTATGGCGGGTGGGCTGACCTTACAGGAGTATCTGTATCAGCCCCACGAGTGGACCCATCCGGTCATAGGTGACGCCCTCGGTGTCATCAACACCATCCGGGACGTCGAAGGGCGGCTGCTGGCCATCGTGGTCGATCAGAGGTGA
- a CDS encoding lactonase family protein, translating into MGGSEFAVVGSYTREGGDGISTYRIEDKSITLCDIAWEENPSFLDIHPTQEFFVAVNERENGSAVSYRIEEEDGSLDRIDVTETGDAGPCHIAVSPCGEYAVVSHYAGGSVTLLSTSIDGVFDGPLDRQEHMGSGARDGRQTAPHPHSAWFVTDSLIYVPDLGTDQVVVYELDRSAEQLRPLSNATIDCSPGVGPRHLAIHPDEPVGYLLNELSPALTILDLSEPRSPVVGDTHSTLPEDADPAGTIAADVHVHPDGKDVFATNRGHNSITRFALGESPLNVSRAGVRSTGGEWPRNFSIHPDGEQIFICNQHSDNVVPFRFDPDVGALDRIETGEVEVSSPTCIRFL; encoded by the coding sequence ATGGGCGGATCTGAGTTCGCCGTCGTAGGCTCGTACACGCGGGAAGGAGGCGATGGAATTTCAACGTACCGCATTGAGGATAAGTCGATCACACTGTGTGATATTGCGTGGGAGGAAAACCCTTCATTCCTCGATATCCACCCCACACAGGAGTTCTTCGTCGCCGTGAACGAACGGGAAAATGGGTCGGCGGTCAGTTATCGCATCGAAGAGGAAGACGGCTCTCTTGACCGGATTGATGTCACAGAAACGGGAGACGCCGGACCATGCCACATCGCGGTCAGTCCGTGTGGAGAGTACGCTGTCGTCTCTCACTACGCTGGTGGCTCCGTGACGCTACTATCTACAAGTATCGACGGCGTATTTGATGGCCCACTAGATAGACAAGAACATATGGGGTCAGGCGCGCGCGACGGCCGCCAGACGGCCCCACACCCACATTCAGCGTGGTTCGTTACAGACTCGCTCATATACGTGCCTGATCTCGGCACCGACCAGGTCGTCGTCTACGAATTGGATCGTAGTGCGGAACAGCTTCGCCCTCTCAGCAATGCAACAATTGACTGTAGTCCGGGTGTTGGGCCGCGTCACCTGGCGATCCATCCGGACGAACCCGTTGGCTATCTTCTGAACGAACTTAGTCCGGCCCTCACAATTCTTGACCTTTCCGAGCCTCGATCCCCAGTCGTAGGAGACACTCACTCAACGCTTCCAGAGGACGCTGATCCTGCCGGGACTATTGCTGCCGACGTTCACGTTCACCCTGACGGCAAGGACGTGTTCGCCACAAATAGAGGGCATAACTCTATTACGCGGTTCGCATTGGGGGAATCACCACTGAATGTCTCTCGGGCGGGCGTCAGATCGACCGGTGGGGAGTGGCCACGTAATTTCTCGATTCACCCGGATGGCGAACAGATTTTCATCTGCAACCAGCACAGCGATAATGTCGTGCCATTTAGATTTGACCCCGATGTAGGCGCGCTTGACCGAATTGAAACAGGAGAAGTAGAGGTTAGTTCTCCTACCTGCATCAGATTTTTATAA
- a CDS encoding sulfatase family protein: MTKIIYIDIDSLRADHVGTYGYSKNTTPEIDRVATDGVRFDNAYVANSPCMPSRAALMSGRYGADNGVETHGPLSQTLNTPAHSIQWAGSWSDHTDDRPWWRLPELFFKNDIYTVAVSSFPRHPAPWFYHLWDTFHQPREPTGPDESFQTPRAENVVDTAIKVVNRLADSGKDFFLYVQMWDPHAPYNRTDNEIDHFADKLTHPYPTAEQIDTHREWDAWRSASHMSINDRSDLRRLVAGYDAEIAYADAEIGRLIDRLERHGLYADTTITITGDHGEEFGEHGLYREHWSTHDGTQRVPLIIKPAADINFQQGTRDHLVTNVDMPPTLAALADLPIPERWQGESLVPLFQDSDHNWRDAIVFDHGLYTAQRAVRTADWKYIRTLNPGMWGSVVPDEQLYQMSEDPWEQDNCVASAPQVRDELHTHLRTWVEEFVPETDALQTVAADGPAGTLAFNTDFDGV, translated from the coding sequence ATGACAAAAATAATTTACATTGATATCGACTCGCTTCGTGCCGATCACGTTGGCACGTACGGATACTCGAAGAACACGACACCGGAAATAGACCGCGTCGCTACGGATGGCGTCCGATTCGACAACGCTTACGTAGCCAACTCACCTTGTATGCCATCTCGGGCAGCACTTATGTCGGGAAGGTATGGCGCAGACAACGGGGTCGAAACACACGGCCCGCTGTCACAGACGCTCAATACACCTGCACACTCAATCCAATGGGCAGGTTCGTGGAGTGATCATACCGATGACCGGCCGTGGTGGCGACTTCCCGAGCTATTCTTTAAAAATGATATTTACACCGTCGCAGTCTCGTCATTCCCACGTCATCCGGCACCCTGGTTTTATCATCTATGGGATACGTTCCACCAGCCACGTGAACCGACTGGCCCTGACGAGTCATTTCAGACGCCACGTGCGGAGAATGTCGTTGACACTGCCATCAAGGTCGTGAATCGACTTGCTGATTCCGGGAAAGATTTCTTTCTGTACGTGCAGATGTGGGATCCACACGCACCGTACAATCGGACAGATAATGAGATTGATCATTTCGCTGATAAGCTTACCCACCCGTACCCCACAGCGGAACAGATTGACACCCACCGTGAGTGGGATGCGTGGCGATCTGCCTCGCATATGTCGATCAACGATAGATCGGATCTCCGTCGCCTCGTGGCCGGCTACGATGCCGAGATCGCATATGCGGATGCCGAAATCGGGCGCTTGATTGATCGTCTCGAACGGCACGGACTATACGCCGATACTACCATTACAATTACTGGGGATCACGGCGAGGAGTTCGGTGAGCACGGACTTTATAGAGAACACTGGAGTACGCACGATGGAACACAACGCGTGCCGCTAATCATCAAACCAGCTGCCGACATAAATTTCCAACAAGGAACCCGTGACCACCTTGTCACAAACGTAGATATGCCACCGACGCTGGCTGCTCTCGCCGATCTGCCAATTCCTGAGCGATGGCAGGGTGAATCGCTTGTACCCCTTTTTCAGGATTCTGATCACAATTGGCGTGATGCGATCGTTTTTGATCACGGCCTCTACACCGCACAGCGAGCCGTTCGAACGGCCGACTGGAAATACATCCGGACGCTGAATCCTGGAATGTGGGGTAGTGTCGTCCCGGATGAGCAACTGTACCAGATGAGCGAGGACCCGTGGGAACAAGATAACTGCGTTGCGTCCGCTCCCCAAGTGCGAGATGAGTTACATACACACCTCAGGACGTGGGTGGAGGAGTTCGTTCCGGAAACGGACGCCCTCCAGACGGTGGCTGCAGACGGCCCGGCTGGGACACTTGCGTTCAATACGGACTTCGATGGTGTCTGA